The following proteins are encoded in a genomic region of Cherax quadricarinatus isolate ZL_2023a chromosome 5, ASM3850222v1, whole genome shotgun sequence:
- the LOC128684637 gene encoding uncharacterized protein isoform X2 encodes MHFNGVLILAVGALLLLLQEATAAEDGTASRKLTASNVSESLNSIADSIADSIDKPFEGIVLPDNALSIGFESIGIFLLLAGVVAFTAVFVLGVDKTAAQDFLSSASTAYLTPSTGYASSSSRYAQQETYNVHRNIDRAASKYQ; translated from the exons ATGCATTTTAACG GAGTCTTGATCCTGGCGGTAGGagcgctgctactgctgctgcaggagGCCACAGCGGCGGAGGACGGCACAGCCTCCAGAAAGCTCACCGCCAGCAACGTCTCCGAGAGCCTCAACAGCATCGCCGACAGCATCGCCGACAGCATCGACAAACCGTTTGAAGGGATCGTCCTCCCGGACAACGCTCTCAGCATCGGCTTTGAGTCCATCGGCATTTTCTTGTTGCTGGCCGGCGTGGTTGCCTTCACCGCTGTCTTCGTGTTGGGTGTTGACAAGACCGCTGCTCAGGACTTCCTCTCCTCCGCTTCGAC AGCATACCTCACCCCCAGCACCGGGTATGCCTCCTCCTCTAGCAGGTATGCCCAGCAGGAGACATACAACGTCCACAGGAACATTGACAGGGCAGCATCGAAGTACCAGTGA
- the LOC128684637 gene encoding uncharacterized protein isoform X1: MFITMLRVCTRVLLLHPSGVLILAVGALLLLLQEATAAEDGTASRKLTASNVSESLNSIADSIADSIDKPFEGIVLPDNALSIGFESIGIFLLLAGVVAFTAVFVLGVDKTAAQDFLSSASTAYLTPSTGYASSSSRYAQQETYNVHRNIDRAASKYQ; encoded by the exons ATGTTCATCACGATGTTAAGAGtgtgtaccagagtgttgttgttgcatcCTTCAGGAGTCTTGATCCTGGCGGTAGGagcgctgctactgctgctgcaggagGCCACAGCGGCGGAGGACGGCACAGCCTCCAGAAAGCTCACCGCCAGCAACGTCTCCGAGAGCCTCAACAGCATCGCCGACAGCATCGCCGACAGCATCGACAAACCGTTTGAAGGGATCGTCCTCCCGGACAACGCTCTCAGCATCGGCTTTGAGTCCATCGGCATTTTCTTGTTGCTGGCCGGCGTGGTTGCCTTCACCGCTGTCTTCGTGTTGGGTGTTGACAAGACCGCTGCTCAGGACTTCCTCTCCTCCGCTTCGAC AGCATACCTCACCCCCAGCACCGGGTATGCCTCCTCCTCTAGCAGGTATGCCCAGCAGGAGACATACAACGTCCACAGGAACATTGACAGGGCAGCATCGAAGTACCAGTGA
- the LOC138855470 gene encoding uncharacterized protein, with amino-acid sequence MAYKGIFLITLLAGVSLATEVPSSHPQETQYDFMSALEKGRNLFATLATVGGNQTLTISVASLTALLLVGVVILAVAVAVAVVASREGVAASSYAHPTEYEGAVETIHRLYNAAAAKYKYQ; translated from the exons GTATcttcctcatcaccttgctgGCCGGAGTGAGCCTTGCCACGGAGGTACCCTCCTCCCACCCTCAGGAGACGCAGTACGATTTCATGTCCGCCTTGGAAAAAGGTCGCAATCTCTTCGCCACTCTGGCTACCGTTGGCGGTAATCAGACACTGACCATCTCTGTGGCCTCCCTCACCGCCTTGCTCTTGGTGGGTGTCGTCATCCTGGCTGTCGCCGTAGCTGTTGCTGTTGTCGCTTCCCGAGAAGGAGTAGCAGCCTCCAGTTACGCCCATCCGAC GGAGTACGAAGGTGCTGTCGAGACCATCCACCGCCTCTACAATGCCGCTGCTGCCAAGTACAAGTACCAGTAG